The following are from one region of the Dreissena polymorpha isolate Duluth1 chromosome 2, UMN_Dpol_1.0, whole genome shotgun sequence genome:
- the LOC127868552 gene encoding probable aconitate hydratase, mitochondrial isoform X1, producing MAYLLRNSRKALGGLSCSTRFIHASPVAAQKMTDWVKWLTFTPRVAMSLLEPDQHIDYDKISSRVEVVKKKLGRPLTLSEKILYGHLDDPQKQDIVRGQSYLKLRPDRVAMQDATAQMALLQFISSGLPRVAVPSTVHCDHLIEAQLGGEKDLARAIDVNREVYDFLSTVSAKYGVGFWKPGSGIIHQIILENYAFPGALIIGTDSHTPNGGGLGGLCIGVGGADAVDVMADIPWELKCPKVIGVNLTGKMSGWTSPKDVILKVAGILTVKGGTGAIVEYYGPGVDSISCTGMGTICNMGAEIGATTSVFPYNYRMQDYLKATNRKDIADAANSYKNLLSADKGAKYDQIIDINLDTLEPSVNGPFTPDLYNPISKLKKTAQEKGWPLDIRVGLIGSCTNSSYEDMSRSASIAKQALAKGIKAKSAFTITPGSEQIRATIERDGQAAALRDIGGVVLANACGPCIGQWDRKDVKKGEKNTIVTSYNRNFTGRNDANPATHAFVTSPELVTAMAISGELGFNPETDELTAADGSKFKLNSPYGDELPAKGFDPGMNTFQAPPKDSSKVSVKVDPKSNRLQLLSPFEKWDGKDLVDMPILIKAKGKCTTDHISAAGQWLKYRGHLDNISNNLLIGAVNADNGEINKVKNQLTGEYGTVPDTGRYYKSKKTPWVVVGDENYGEGSSREHAALEPRHLGGRAIIVKSFARIHETNLKKQGLLPLTFANASDYDKIQPSDRVSLLGLKDLAPGKPVTCEIKHANGQKEQITLNHTMNEGQIEWFRAGSALNRMAELKKK from the exons GCCCTGGGTGGACTATCATGTTCCACAAGATTCATCCATGCCTCTCCAGTGGCAGCCCAAAAG ATGACCGATTGGGTTAAGTGGCTGACATTTACTCCAAGG GTTGCTATGAGCTTGTTAGAGCCAGATCAGCACattgattatgacaaaatatcAAGTAGAGTGGAAGTTGTGAAAAAGAAGCTTGGAAGACCTTTAACTCTATCAGAAAAGATCCTCTATGGCCACTTAGATGATCCACAGAAGCAG GATATTGTCCGTGGTCAGAGTTACCTAAAGCTGCGTCCTGACAGAGTAGCTATGCAAGATGCCACTGCTCAG ATGGCCCTGCTGCAGTTCATATCAAGTGGCTTGCCTCGTGTAGCTGTCCCCTCCACGGTCCACTGTGACCATCTGATCGAGGCACAGTTGGGCGGCGAGAAGGATCTGGCTCGAGCCATC GATGTGAACCGAGAGGTGTATGACTTCCTATCCACAGTGAGTGCTAAGTATGGAGTTGGCTTCTGGAAACCTGGCAGCGGCATCATCCACCAG ATTATTTTGGAAAACTATGCGTTCCCTGGTGCTTTGATCATTGGCACTGACAGTCACACACCGAATGGAGGTGGTCTGGGAGGCCTGTGTATTGGAGTGGGAGGGGCAGACGCTGTAGATGTCATGGCTGATATACCCTGGGAGCTCAAGTGCCCTAAG GTGATTGGTGTAAACCTGACAGGTAAAATGAGTGGCTGGACCTCTCCCAAGGATGTGATCCTCAAGGTGGCTGGCATCCTCACAGTGAAGGGAGGCACAGGGGCCATTGTGGAGTACTATGGACCCGGTGTAGACTCCATCTCATGTACTG GCATGGGTACAATCTGCAACATGGGAGCTGAAATTGGAGCCACAACCTCAGTATTCCCATACAACTACAGGATGCAGGACTACCTGAAAGCCACAAACAGAAAGG ATATAGCGGATGCTGCCAACTCGTACAAGAACCTTTTGTCTGCAGATAAGGGAGCTAAATATGACCAGATAATTGACATCAATCTCGATACT CTGGAGCCAAGTGTGAACGGTCCATTCACTCCAGACCTGTACAACCCCATATCCAAACTGAAGAAGACTGCACAAGAGAAAGGCTGGCCACTTGATATAAGAGTCG GTCTGATAGGGAGCTGCACTAACAGCAGTTATGAGGACATGAGTCGCTCTGCCAGTATTGCCAAACAGGCGCTTGCCAAGGGTATCAAGGCCAAGTCAGCATTCACCATTACACCAGGCTCAGAACAGATCAGGGCAACAATAGAAAGAGATGGACAG GCCGCAGCTTTGAGAGACATTGGTGGTGTTGTACTCGCCAATGCTTGTGGGCCATGTATTGGTCAGTGGGACCGGAAAGACGTAAAGAAAGGAGAAAAGAACACAATTGTGACTTCCTATAACAGGAATTTCACTGGAAGGAATGATGCTAACCCTGCAACACACGCTTTCGTCACATCGCCGGAGCTTGTCACAGCCATGGCTATCTCAGGAGAGCTTGGATTCAACCCAGAGACTGATGAACTTACTGCTGCCGATG GAAGCAAATTCAAACTGAACAGCCCGTATGGTGATGAGCTCCCAGCTAAAGGTTTCGACCCAGGAATGAACACCTTCCAAGCCCCGCCCAAAGACAGCAGCAAGGTGTCCGTGAAGGTGGATCCTAAAAGCAACAGGCTGCAGCTACTTTCTCCCTTCGAAAAGTGGGACGGAAAAGACCTCGTAGACATGCCCATCCTTATCAAG GCCAAGGGCAAGTGTACAACTGATCACATCAGTGCGGCTGGCCAGTGGTTAAAATACAGAGGGCACCTAGACAACATCTCAAACAATCTGTTGATTGG AGCTGTGAATGCTGACAATGGAGAAATTAATAAAGTAAAGAATCAGTTGACTGGAGAGTATGGGACAGTGCCCGACACTGGCCGCTACTACAAG TCTAAGAAAACTCCATGGGTGGTCGTTGGAGATGAGAACTACGGTGAAGGCAGCAGCAGAGAACACGCTGCACTGGAGCCCAGGCATCTGGGAGGCAGGGCCATCATTGTCAAAAGTTTTGCACGAATTCATG AAACAAACTTAAAGAAGCAAGGTTTACTTCCCCTGACATTTGCCAACGCAAGCGACTATGATAAAATACAGCCATCAGACAGGGTCTCTCTGTTGGGCCTCAAGGATTTGGCACCCGGCAAG CCCGTCACCTGTGAGATCAAGCATGCCAATGGTCAAAAGGAGCAGATAACTCTGAATCACACAATGAACGAGGGTCAGATAGAGTGGTTCCGTGCTGGATCTGCTCTCAACAGAATGGCAGAACTTAAAAAGAAGTGA
- the LOC127868552 gene encoding aconitate hydratase, mitochondrial-like isoform X2, which yields MAYLLRNSRKALGGLSCSTRFIHASPVAAQKVAMSLLEPDQHIDYDKISSRVEVVKKKLGRPLTLSEKILYGHLDDPQKQDIVRGQSYLKLRPDRVAMQDATAQMALLQFISSGLPRVAVPSTVHCDHLIEAQLGGEKDLARAIDVNREVYDFLSTVSAKYGVGFWKPGSGIIHQIILENYAFPGALIIGTDSHTPNGGGLGGLCIGVGGADAVDVMADIPWELKCPKVIGVNLTGKMSGWTSPKDVILKVAGILTVKGGTGAIVEYYGPGVDSISCTGMGTICNMGAEIGATTSVFPYNYRMQDYLKATNRKDIADAANSYKNLLSADKGAKYDQIIDINLDTLEPSVNGPFTPDLYNPISKLKKTAQEKGWPLDIRVGLIGSCTNSSYEDMSRSASIAKQALAKGIKAKSAFTITPGSEQIRATIERDGQAAALRDIGGVVLANACGPCIGQWDRKDVKKGEKNTIVTSYNRNFTGRNDANPATHAFVTSPELVTAMAISGELGFNPETDELTAADGSKFKLNSPYGDELPAKGFDPGMNTFQAPPKDSSKVSVKVDPKSNRLQLLSPFEKWDGKDLVDMPILIKAKGKCTTDHISAAGQWLKYRGHLDNISNNLLIGAVNADNGEINKVKNQLTGEYGTVPDTGRYYKSKKTPWVVVGDENYGEGSSREHAALEPRHLGGRAIIVKSFARIHETNLKKQGLLPLTFANASDYDKIQPSDRVSLLGLKDLAPGKPVTCEIKHANGQKEQITLNHTMNEGQIEWFRAGSALNRMAELKKK from the exons GCCCTGGGTGGACTATCATGTTCCACAAGATTCATCCATGCCTCTCCAGTGGCAGCCCAAAAG GTTGCTATGAGCTTGTTAGAGCCAGATCAGCACattgattatgacaaaatatcAAGTAGAGTGGAAGTTGTGAAAAAGAAGCTTGGAAGACCTTTAACTCTATCAGAAAAGATCCTCTATGGCCACTTAGATGATCCACAGAAGCAG GATATTGTCCGTGGTCAGAGTTACCTAAAGCTGCGTCCTGACAGAGTAGCTATGCAAGATGCCACTGCTCAG ATGGCCCTGCTGCAGTTCATATCAAGTGGCTTGCCTCGTGTAGCTGTCCCCTCCACGGTCCACTGTGACCATCTGATCGAGGCACAGTTGGGCGGCGAGAAGGATCTGGCTCGAGCCATC GATGTGAACCGAGAGGTGTATGACTTCCTATCCACAGTGAGTGCTAAGTATGGAGTTGGCTTCTGGAAACCTGGCAGCGGCATCATCCACCAG ATTATTTTGGAAAACTATGCGTTCCCTGGTGCTTTGATCATTGGCACTGACAGTCACACACCGAATGGAGGTGGTCTGGGAGGCCTGTGTATTGGAGTGGGAGGGGCAGACGCTGTAGATGTCATGGCTGATATACCCTGGGAGCTCAAGTGCCCTAAG GTGATTGGTGTAAACCTGACAGGTAAAATGAGTGGCTGGACCTCTCCCAAGGATGTGATCCTCAAGGTGGCTGGCATCCTCACAGTGAAGGGAGGCACAGGGGCCATTGTGGAGTACTATGGACCCGGTGTAGACTCCATCTCATGTACTG GCATGGGTACAATCTGCAACATGGGAGCTGAAATTGGAGCCACAACCTCAGTATTCCCATACAACTACAGGATGCAGGACTACCTGAAAGCCACAAACAGAAAGG ATATAGCGGATGCTGCCAACTCGTACAAGAACCTTTTGTCTGCAGATAAGGGAGCTAAATATGACCAGATAATTGACATCAATCTCGATACT CTGGAGCCAAGTGTGAACGGTCCATTCACTCCAGACCTGTACAACCCCATATCCAAACTGAAGAAGACTGCACAAGAGAAAGGCTGGCCACTTGATATAAGAGTCG GTCTGATAGGGAGCTGCACTAACAGCAGTTATGAGGACATGAGTCGCTCTGCCAGTATTGCCAAACAGGCGCTTGCCAAGGGTATCAAGGCCAAGTCAGCATTCACCATTACACCAGGCTCAGAACAGATCAGGGCAACAATAGAAAGAGATGGACAG GCCGCAGCTTTGAGAGACATTGGTGGTGTTGTACTCGCCAATGCTTGTGGGCCATGTATTGGTCAGTGGGACCGGAAAGACGTAAAGAAAGGAGAAAAGAACACAATTGTGACTTCCTATAACAGGAATTTCACTGGAAGGAATGATGCTAACCCTGCAACACACGCTTTCGTCACATCGCCGGAGCTTGTCACAGCCATGGCTATCTCAGGAGAGCTTGGATTCAACCCAGAGACTGATGAACTTACTGCTGCCGATG GAAGCAAATTCAAACTGAACAGCCCGTATGGTGATGAGCTCCCAGCTAAAGGTTTCGACCCAGGAATGAACACCTTCCAAGCCCCGCCCAAAGACAGCAGCAAGGTGTCCGTGAAGGTGGATCCTAAAAGCAACAGGCTGCAGCTACTTTCTCCCTTCGAAAAGTGGGACGGAAAAGACCTCGTAGACATGCCCATCCTTATCAAG GCCAAGGGCAAGTGTACAACTGATCACATCAGTGCGGCTGGCCAGTGGTTAAAATACAGAGGGCACCTAGACAACATCTCAAACAATCTGTTGATTGG AGCTGTGAATGCTGACAATGGAGAAATTAATAAAGTAAAGAATCAGTTGACTGGAGAGTATGGGACAGTGCCCGACACTGGCCGCTACTACAAG TCTAAGAAAACTCCATGGGTGGTCGTTGGAGATGAGAACTACGGTGAAGGCAGCAGCAGAGAACACGCTGCACTGGAGCCCAGGCATCTGGGAGGCAGGGCCATCATTGTCAAAAGTTTTGCACGAATTCATG AAACAAACTTAAAGAAGCAAGGTTTACTTCCCCTGACATTTGCCAACGCAAGCGACTATGATAAAATACAGCCATCAGACAGGGTCTCTCTGTTGGGCCTCAAGGATTTGGCACCCGGCAAG CCCGTCACCTGTGAGATCAAGCATGCCAATGGTCAAAAGGAGCAGATAACTCTGAATCACACAATGAACGAGGGTCAGATAGAGTGGTTCCGTGCTGGATCTGCTCTCAACAGAATGGCAGAACTTAAAAAGAAGTGA